The proteins below are encoded in one region of Hordeum vulgare subsp. vulgare chromosome 3H, MorexV3_pseudomolecules_assembly, whole genome shotgun sequence:
- the LOC123440135 gene encoding UDP-glycosyltransferase 88B1-like, which produces MDRAGAAITTMPRKLVVLYPSPGMGHLVSMIELGKIIAARGLAVTIVVIDLPHNTGASATGPFLAGVSAANPTISFHRLPHVKLPPVNSNHPEALTFEVARVAIPHLRDFLAATSPAVLVADFFCHVARSVASELGIPVYFFFTSGAEVLALCLHLPVLHAQTTANLKDMGGELVHVPGIPSFPATDSMKPIMDRDDVAYTRFVNVCSDLCQSQGILINTFRSLEPRAVETIVAGRCSPPGLPTPPIYCIGPLIKLVEVGTKCGDECIAWLDTQRKDSVVFLCFGSLGQFSANQIRKVAAGLEASGQRFLWVVKSPPSDDPTKKFDRPSEPDLDALLPEGFLDRTKEKGLVVKSWAPQRDVLMHQAVAVFVTHCGWNSVLESIMAGVPMLAWPLYAEQRVNKVFLEKELGLALAMDGYDKEVVEAEEVAAKVKWMMDSDGGRVIRERTQAAMRQANEAMREGGQSEATLARLVDAWLLA; this is translated from the coding sequence ATGGACCGCGCAGGCGCAGCAATCACCACGATGCCACGGAAGCTGGTGGTCCTGTACCCGTCGCCGGGCATGGGCCACCTGGTCTCGATGATCGAACTGGGTAAGATCATCGCTGCCCGTGGCCTCGCCGTCACCATCGTCGTCATCGACCTACCGCACAACACCGGAGCAAGCGCAACAGGGCCCTTCCTCGCCGGGGTCTCCGCGGCCAACCCCACCATCTCCTTCCACCGTCTCCCGCATGTCAAGCTCCCGCCCGTAAACTCCAACCACCCAGAGGCACTAACCTTCGAGGTCGCCCGCGTCGCCATCCCTCACCTGCGTGATttcctcgccgccacctcccctgCCGTCCTCGTCGCAGACTTCTTCTGTCATGTCGCGCGCAGCGTTGCCTCGGAGCTCGGCATCCCCGTCTACTTTTTCTTCACCTCCGGCGCTGAGGTCCTAGCTTTGTGTTTGCATCTCCCGGTCCTGCACGCTCAGACCACCGCCAACTTAAAGGACATGGGTGGAGAGCTCGTGCACGTTCCCGGTATCCCCTCGTTCCCGGCGACAGACTCCATGAAGCCAATCATGGACCGTGATGACGTAGCATACACGAGGTTCGTGAATGTGTGCAGCGACCTGTGCCAGTCCCAAGGCATCCTCATCAACACCTTCCGCTCGCTCGAGCCACGGGCCGTAGAGACCATCGTCGCCGGGCGCTGCTCACCTCCTGGACTTCCGACGCCTCCGATCTACTGCATTGGGCCGCTGATAAAGTTGGTGGAGGTGGGCACCAAGTGCGGCGACGAGTGCATCGCGTGGCTGGACACCCAGCGCAAGGACAGCGTGGTGTTCCTCTGCTTTGGCAGCCTCGGTCAGTTCAGCGCCAACCAGATCAGGAAGGTGGCGGCCGGGCTAGAGGCAAGCGGGCAGCGTTTCCTTTGGGTGGTAAAGAGCCCGCCCAGCGATGACCCGACGAAGAAGTTCGACAGGCCGTCGGAGCCGGACCTGGACGCCCTACTCCCGGAGGGCTTCCTAGACCGTACCAAGGAGAAGGGCCTGGTCGTCAAGTCGTGGGCGCCTCAGCGCGATGTGCTTATGCACCAGGCGGTGGCCGTGTTCGTGACGCACTGTGGATGGAACTCGGTGCTGGAGTCGATCATGGCGGGTGTGCCGATGCTAGCGTGGCCATTGTACGCAGAGCAGCGGGTGAACAAGGTTTTCCTGGAGAAGGAGCTTGGGCTAGCCCTGGCAATGGATGGGTACGacaaggaggtggtggaggccgaGGAGGTGGCAGCAAAGGTGAAGTGGATGATGGACTCTGACGGCGGGAGGGTGATCCGTGAGCGGACGCAGGCGGCCATGAGGCAGGCGAATGAGGCAATGCGTGAGGGCGGGCAGTCTGAGGCGACATTGGCGCGGCTGGTAGACGCGTGGCTACTTGCTTGA